From the genome of Sphingobacteriaceae bacterium:
GGCGCAGGTAGGCCAGAGAGCAATAGCCCGTGCCGAAATCGTCCAGGGCCAGCTTGATCCCCATCTGGTCCAATTCCGACAGCACTTGGTTGGTCAGCTTCACGTCCTGCATGGCCACGCTTTCCGTCAATTCGAATTCCAGCCATTGGGGCGTCAGGCCGTACTCCTTCAAGATGGCCTGGACCTTGGCGGGCAGATCCCCGTGGTACACCTGCACCGCCGACAAGTTGACGCCCATGCGCAGGGGCGGCATGCCCTCGTCCTGCAGCTTGCGGGCCATGGCGCAGGCTTGGTGCAGCACCCAGTCGCCGATGTCCACGATCAGCCCCGACTGCTCCGCCAAATTGATGAAGTCGGCGGGGAAAACCAGGCCCTGCAGCGGGTCCCGCCACCGGACCAGTGCCTCCAGCCCCGTGATTTGCCCCGAGTCGATGCGCACCTTGGGCTGGTAGTGGAGCTTCAACTCCCCGTGCTTGATGGCGTGGCGCAGCCGGCTTTCCAGCAGCATGCGCTCGTAGGCCGTGGCGTTCTGGGCGGGGCTGGCGAAGCGGTAGCTGTTGGCGTTTTCTTCTTCCTTGGCCTGGTACATGGCATTGTCGGCCATGTTCAGCAGCATTTCCGCATCGGTGCCGTCGTCGGGGAACATGGCGATGCCGATGCTTACCGTCAGGTAGAACTCGTAGTCCCGGTAGGTCCACGGCTGCTCCACCGCTTCGGTGAGCCGCCGGACCACCTGCAGCACCTGCTCCCGGGTGGGGGTGTCGTGGAGCAGGACCACGAATTCGTCGCCGCCGAAGCGGGCCACCACGTCGCCCGTTCGCAGGCACCGCTGCAACCGGGAGGCCACTTCCCGCAGGCATTGGTCCCCCGCAGTATGGCCTAGGGCATCGTTGATCACCTTGAACTGGTCCAAGTCGATGAACAGGATGGCCAGGCCTTCGTCGCTCCGGCGGGACTGGCTGATGGCCTTCTCCAGCCGGTCCTGGAAGGCGGTGCGGTTCAACAGGCCCGTCAGGCCGTCGTGGTAGGCCAGGTGCTTGATGGTGTCTTCCGCCTCTTTGCGCCGGGTGATGTCCCGCACGATGCCCCTGAAGCCGATGGGGTCGCCGTCGGCGTTCCGGATCAAGGAGGCCGACGCTTCCACGTAGCGCCGCCGGCCGTCCCTGGTGACCACGGCCCACTCGATGCCCCGGGCCGGCCGCCCTTCTCTGTAAACCCGGCTGAAGGCCCGGTGCAGGTGCCGGGCGTCCTCCTTTTCCATCAACCGGCGGTAGTGCTTCCCCGCCAGCTCGCCGGGGGGATAATTCAAAATTCGACGCAAAGGTTCGTTGAACAGGAATAGGCGGCCGCTCAAATCCACTTCGTAGTAGCCGTCTTCGATGTTGTCCAGCACTTCTTGGTATTTCCGAATTTCTACCGCCAGGGTTTCCACCACATTGGAATAGGTCAAAATGGAGCCCATGGTCTGGGCGGCCAGCGACAGCAGCCGGGCCTGGTCCGGGTGCCAGCGGCACGAGGCATCCAGCCGGTCGAAGCCGAGGAAGCCGATCAACTCGCCCCGCTGCTGTACGGGCAGCAGTATCACCGACTTCACCCCGGCCCCGGCCAGCAGCCGGCGGATGGCCTGGTCATCGTCCGGTGGGCCGGCTACGTCGTCGATGAGCACCGGCCGGCCCGCCGCCAGGTGGTTCAACCAAGGGGTCAGGGGTGCGGGGTCGCTGCTGAGGGAGTGCCAAGGCTCCTCCTCCGA
Proteins encoded in this window:
- a CDS encoding EAL domain-containing protein produces the protein MPATGATDKRHPDLTQLMDAVTKSINLLVKADDAAKEIPAVLRLLADSMGCSRGFLFNLRSKEPLSLTPFHITGRRGSQEPAVDVNGLVSFSEEEPWHSLSSDPAPLTPWLNHLAAGRPVLIDDVAGPPDDDQAIRRLLAGAGVKSVILLPVQQRGELIGFLGFDRLDASCRWHPDQARLLSLAAQTMGSILTYSNVVETLAVEIRKYQEVLDNIEDGYYEVDLSGRLFLFNEPLRRILNYPPGELAGKHYRRLMEKEDARHLHRAFSRVYREGRPARGIEWAVVTRDGRRRYVEASASLIRNADGDPIGFRGIVRDITRRKEAEDTIKHLAYHDGLTGLLNRTAFQDRLEKAISQSRRSDEGLAILFIDLDQFKVINDALGHTAGDQCLREVASRLQRCLRTGDVVARFGGDEFVVLLHDTPTREQVLQVVRRLTEAVEQPWTYRDYEFYLTVSIGIAMFPDDGTDAEMLLNMADNAMYQAKEEENANSYRFASPAQNATAYERMLLESRLRHAIKHGELKLHYQPKVRIDSGQITGLEALVRWRDPLQGLVFPADFINLAEQSGLIVDIGDWVLHQACAMARKLQDEGMPPLRMGVNLSAVQVYHGDLPAKVQAILKEYGLTPQWLEFELTESVAMQDVKLTNQVLSELDQMGIKLALDDFGTGYCSLAYLRHFPFHTLKIDQSFVREITSVPHSDAIIRAITVMGRSLDLTVLAEGVETFQQLEFLYDHGCHEIQGYVFSGPLPEKELMPLLHREPSPLIPATPATGQHRLF